A stretch of the Lytechinus variegatus isolate NC3 chromosome 5, Lvar_3.0, whole genome shotgun sequence genome encodes the following:
- the LOC121414882 gene encoding uncharacterized protein LOC121414882, with the protein MAFSNGVLLSGLISIIGIYLLCPLVSCVPFLEARPQNTTVVEGDRVSMICDLNDDNDKTIFWTYLLGPSRRRYVSSNDYIYPRTGYGVEFENYEVIIDESQQTYELVIKSIKLSTESGTYECGYNYGANRKYTPLATTTISVRPFTESVSCHQYLLPSLGSEISQEYEVACSWSHNQAGVANLYSDNGDSISVDLRLPGHIISRIQSRDTPGAFCRFMLESDTSLTFNAPCIGDNTHRPVRVDPFVSKVALGSNSSFVCTSGNQNYSPEISLDVSVNGRDHQERVFKSGEVLSIVNVQAEDEEILVECQVRISQDVVASSFGSLRIVEVTTFPSRTIKSHRTYGTSEVKIIQSSTSPRPLDKILIVPTVVTSVLICFIVIIIGLLFVQRKLKAQNKISGRMNTDKRTTSTEHTSPDINMKVLESGKASISEKRRSSEPPSSIFSEKHTYSSKIYKSNNMCISTSSEVEGVFSPEYESIEAESTLNESKDISKGLNRSSNTERKQQVRINGLEEEVSETSATPSRLLISAGLHSRPLPRCPESSIISLHPLNDLPPSNGGIAEDISNHHSTHCTYHAYEEINKRQSFPQ; encoded by the coding sequence ATGGCTTTTAGCAACGGTGTTTTACTTTCTGGTTTGATCTCGATAATTGGGATATATCTCTTATGTCCATTGGTGTCATGTGTTCCTTTCCTTGAAGCCAGACCCCAAAACACGACTGTAGTGGAGGGAGATAGAGTATCAATGATTTGTGATttgaatgatgacaatgataagaCAATATTTTGGACTTATTTGCTCGGACCATCGCGACGCCGATATGTAAGTAGCAATGACTACATATATCCCAGGACAGGATATGGTGTGGAATTTGAGAACTATGAAGTAATTATTGATGAGTCTCAACAAACTTACGAGCTTGTTATCAAAAGCATCAAATTGTCAACAGAATCGGGAACATATGAATGTGGATATAATTATGGCGCCAATAGGAAATATACACCCCTTGCGACAACAACCATTTCTGTAAGACCTTTCACAGAATCTGTGAGTTGTCATCAATATCTTTTGCCTTCTTTGGGATCAGAAATAAGCCAGGAATATGAAGTTGCATGTTCCTGGTCCCATAATCAAGCAGGTGTGGCAAACCTTTACAGTGATAATGGAGATTCTATCAGTGTTGATTTAAGATTACCTGGTCATATCATTAGTCGGATTCAGTCTCGGGATACTCCAGGAGCATTCTGTAGATTCATGCTAGAGAGTGATACTTCACTAACTTTCAACGCACCATGTATCGGAGATAATACACATAGACCTGTGAGGGTAGACCCTTTCGTCAGTAAAGTTGCTCTTGGATCTAATTCGTCTTTTGTTTGTACTTCTGGTAATCAAAATTATTCTCCAGAAATCTCATTGGATGTAAGTGTTAACGGAAGGGATCATCAAGAACGTGTTTTTAAGAGTGGTGAAGTATTGTCTATTGTCAATGTTCAAGCTGAAGATGAAGAAATTCTAGTCGAGTGTCAAGTCCGCATATCTCAAGACGTGGTGGCATCAAGCTTTGGGTCTTTGCGGATAGTGGAAGTCACAACGTTTCCATCTCGAACGATAAAATCACATCGTACTTATGGTACAAGCGAAGTAAAAATTATACAAAGCAGCACTTCACCTAGGCCTCTAGATAAAATACTAATAGTTCCAACTGTGGTAACAAGTGTGTTGATATGTTTCATCGTTATAATAATCGGCCTTCTATTCGTTCAAAGGAAACTAAAGGCTCAAAACAAAATCAGTGGCAGAATGAACACGGATAAACGAACCACGTCGACAGAGCACACTTCACCAGACATTAATATGAAGGTTCTAGAAAGTGGCAAAGCGTCAATCTCAGAGAAGCGAAGAAGTAGTGAACCACCATCGTCAATCTTTTCTGAAAAACACACTTACAGTAGTAAGATATACAAGTCAAACAATATGTGTATCTCTACTTCGTCGGAGGTCGAAGGGGTGTTTTCACCAGAATATGAGTCGATAGAAGCTGAATCGACATTAAATGAATCAAAGGATATATCAAAGGGGCTGAATAGGAGCTCGAATACTGAAAGAAAACAGCAGGTGAGGATTAATGGGCTAGAAGAGGAGGTTTCGGAAACATCAGCTACTCCATCAAGACTACTTATTTCTGCGGGTCTACATAGTAGACCTTTGCCAAGGTGTCCAGAAAGTTCGATAATTAGCCTCCACCCTTTGAATGACCTCCCCCCATCAAATGGGGGAATTGCTGAAGATATCAGCAACCACCACAGTACCCATTGTACATACCATGCCTATGAGGAAATAAACAAACGGCAATCttttcctcaataa